Below is a window of Candidatus Atribacteria bacterium DNA.
TAATTAGCGGTATGATAGAATCGACTTTTGAAAATCATATCAAGTATAAAGCCGGTCATATACGAGTGATAGATAAAGAATATAAGTTAAAAGAGCGTCTTCTTTCCCTAAATTATACTCTGGACGGATTTAACGACGAAGGAACCTCAGCAATGGTTGAAAAACTAAGACAGGTAGAAGGAGTAAAACAGGTAGTTCCGCGGCTTAAATTCGGAGCTGTGGTAAGTATGGATGATGAACTGGTAAGAATGATGGGTTGGGGAGTTGACCCTACTGAAGAAATAGCATTTACCAAGATAGATGAAAAAATAGTGGAAGGAAGAATGATTAACCCTGGTAGCAGAGAAATCGTAATGGGAGCCGGGTTATTAGAAAAAATTGAGCGTAATGTAGGAGATAAAGTTACTATTTTATATAGTACCCCTTTTGGTTCCTTTAAAGGTTCTACTTTTCAGATTATAGGAAAGACCCATAGCGATGTTCCCTTTTTAAATGATACTATTTTCTATCTTCCTTTGGATCAAGCCCAGAGAATTTTAGAGATGCCTGACGAAGTAACAGAATTACTTTTAATTACTTCACATTACCGTAAAGCCGCTTCGATTTTACCCAGTCTCAATAACTTATTTTCCCAGGAAGATAAATCCGGAAAATATGCCTTGCAGCTTTGGAATAAGGATTACGAACTCATCGGGTTTTTTGATATTGCAAAGCAGATATATAATTTTATCTATATTTTTATCATCATATTAGCCTGTTTTGTATTAGTGAATACATTGATTATGATTGTTAATGAACGTACCCGGGAAATTGGTATGATGAGTGCCCTGGGTTTGAAAAGTAGGGAAATATTGTACCTTTTTACCATGGAAGGAGCAATTATTGGGATATTTGGTAGTGCTATTGGCACAATATTGGGTGGAATATTAACTAAGGTTTTCTCGGTTGTCGGAATTGATTATACCGAGGCTATGGAGGGAATGACTGGAAGTGATTTTATGATGGAGTCAATTTATTACACCGTCTTTAGTTTAGAAAATCTTGTTTTTTGTTTTGTGTTGGGGGTGATTGTGGTTACTATTGCCTGTGTGATCCCGGCGAGAAAAGCTGTCAAGCTTGAACCCACCGAAGCGCTTAGACAGATGTAGGAAAACAAGTGACGAGTAATGAGTGATAAGTAATATGTAGGGGCAGACCTTGTGTCTGCCCATAGAAAAAACATAAAAAATATTTTTGTTGTTTCGATGTAGAGGTTCGATTTATCGAACCCGCAAAAGATAGGTCAGATGAATCCGACCTCTACAATAACTTAATAAAAGATAGAACAAGCCTATTGTCTACTATTCCTACTTTCCTCCTCCTTGAGAGGGAAGGATTGGGAGGGTAGTGAAAAATAGAAAGGAGAGATAAGAATGCGAAAAGTTAAAGTTTTTTTACTGATAGGAACAATGTTATACATTTTGTTTTCAGGTGTAATCATAGCAACTGCTTTAGAGATGACCGCTGAAGAGATAATTAATAAGAGAGATAATAATGAATATTTTGATTCAGTTCGAATAGAAGCAGAGATGATAATTGTTAGTGGTGGTCGTAAAATAACCAAAACTATGATTGCCTTGAGTGATAAGAAAGATTCTTTAGTTGAATTTACCAATTCGCAAGACAGGGGGACAAAATTTCTTAAAAGAGAGGATGATTTATGGATGTTTTTTCCTGATGCTGAAGATATTGTTAAAATATCCGGGCATATGTTAAATCAGGGGATGATGGGAAGTGATTTTTCCTATCAAGATGTCATGGAATCAGATAAATTAACTGACCTATACGATTTTAAAATTATCGGTGAAGAAGAAGTTAATGACCGTCTTTGTTATGTATTGGAAGGTGTTGCTAGAGAAGGGGTAAAAGTGTCCTATTATCGTCGAGTAAGTTGGGTAGACAAAGAAAGATTCATCGGTCTACAGGAAGAATTGTATACTCAAAGTGGAAAATTATTAAAAGAAACCAAATTAAATGAAATGCAGGAGATTGAAGGACGATGGATTCCTATTGATTCGGTTATGGAGAATAAATTAAGGAAAGATACTTACACCGGATTCAAAATTATCAAGATAGAATTCGATCCGGAAATTCCCGAAGGAACATTTTCCCTACAGAATTTAAGGTAAAAATGGCGAGCGGAAAATATAAGTATAAAAAATGTTGTCATTAGTTTCGGCGCGATAAAAGAAATTGACCAGGAGTAAACATTGAGAAGGGAAAAATACTTTTCTATAATTATTTTAATCATGTTGTTTATTTTATTATTCAGCACTACTACAACTTTTGCCAAATTAGACATCGGTGGAGAAATAAATATGACCTTATCCGGCGTATTGTTTCGAGAAAGTGAAACTCTTGCATACCCTAAGGGAAGTTTGGATTTAGAATTATATATTCCCCCTTTCGATGACAATCAAATCAAATCAGCAGTTTATTTATACAATAATCCAACTACCGGCCGATTGGATTTTATGTTTAAAAAACTTTATTTCAGGCATAAGTTTGAGAAATTGCAACTTACTGCGGGACGTCAGCCGATATCCTGGTCTTTCGGTTCGATGCTTAATCCGATTGATTTTACATTAGGGTCGATGGTAATGGATGAAGAGACCGGTTCAAAATATCAGAATGCCATAGAAGCCTATTACCCCATAAATTGGAATTCAAGTATTACGGTAATTACTGCCTTTCCCAATGGTTTTGAGAATATGAAATGGGGATTAAGAGGGAGAACAATGTTGGAGGGGTATGATCTTACCCTGAATTATGTCCGTGAAGCAGAGCAAAATAACACAGAAATAATGAGTCCGGTCAGCCAAAGAATCGGTTTCAGTGCCAAAGGAGACCTGGGTCCTTTCGGGATATATGGAGCCATAGGATATAATTTCGAAGACATCAATAGCGGAGATTTTTCCTTTTTAACTGGAGGGGATTACAGTTATTATTTTGAATCGGGAAGTAAAATTTATTTCCAATTGGAATATCTTTCCATAAAGGAGGAAAGATTATCCTCTTTACTGGGTTCATTGGCATTACTTGATAGCGGCTTGGATTCAGAATCAAATGCCAATCTTTTTTTAACCAGGACATCCTATGACATTAATGAATTTTCTGCTATTAGCTTATTTACAATTACTAGTTTAAATGATTTTAGCACCATCATCATGCCAAATTATTCTAATCAAATTAGTAACAGCCTTGCCTTTAATTGCAGCTTCGCCTACTTCAGCGGAAAAGAAAATACCCTCTTTGGACCCGGTTTAATAGGAGGAATTCAAGAAAAGCCAAAAATGACCATTGAAGCCGGTTTTATCTATTCCTTTTAAAAAATCTTTTTCTTCAATAGCTAAAATTTACTCAAAGTCCCGACATCTTTGATTATGATAACTTTTTTATCGAATTCGATATGTTATCCTTCTTTCTTCATTTTAATGAGCTCTCTTGACAAGGAAGGCCGTTGAATCCCCATATGTTCGGCTATCTCTTTTCTGGAGAGAGATACTTTTATAATATTACTCCTTCGTTTCTTGTATTCTTCCACTAAAAAATTTTCAATCTTTTTTCTGATGTTTTCCAGGGAAAGCATCTTAACCTTAATGACCACTATATTTCCTTGGGGATATTTTTTTATGATATAATTAGACATATTCAAAAAATTAGAAAGATCTTCATGCTCCATATCCTTAAATAAAATACACTTTTTCAAACTATCTGTTAAAGCATTCATATTTAAAACCTTCTAAGAATAAAGCGGTAACAATAGTTATATCCTTTCTTTTCTTATGATAGTGCAATAACTCTGAAGGTGTCAAAGGGAAAAAGGTTGCCTTGAGACAATGTAGGAATAGGGAATTCTTTGATTATATCTAGGGATACTACATATAAGCTTATGGAAGACTGATGCCCTATCTCTTTTATTATCTTTTTTGGAGCTAAATATGGTACAAAATTTACTAAAAGAAACAAAAAACTGGGCTTATAGAAATAATGATCTTGATTCCTTATTGCTGGTTGGTTCTTACGCAAGAAATAAAGCTCATCAAGATTCCGATATTGATTTAATTCTGATTTTCAATGACCCTAAGAAATATGTTAATAATTTAGACTAGTTAAAAGAATTTAGGGAAATTGAAAAGTATGAAATAGAATATTGGGGCGGAGCAACATCAATTAGAACTTGGTATAAAAATGGGATAGAAGTAGAATTTGGAATCACTTCCGCAGAATGGGCAGAAATACCAGTTGATAGTGGAACCTTTCGAGTAGTTTCTGATGGCTCAAAAATTTTAGTAGATAAAACTAAGAAATTAGAAAAGCTTTTATTGGAAGTTAAAAAAAACAAAATACTGTCAAAGAGAAAAAATTTAAATTTTAATAAATAAAGGAAAAAAATCTTATTTCTTCCACTATTTAATAAATTATTTTATTTCTTTTTTTATTCTTAATACTAACGAGCATTTTACTTTGTAACTCACATTTTGTACAAAAACCTTTTTTTGGCTTTGCATCGATTATTTTTAATAGCCAATAGATGATGCTCTTTCATCAGCCGATAGATCCTCTAAATAAATATTAAAGTAAAATCGAAATTTAACTTTTATAAATATAGAAGTCTTGGAATTTATTTTTTCCCAATTATTCTTTTTTAATTTGAAATTTATAATCTTTTAATAAATTGTTAATATTATTTTTAAAAACATAAATTATAATGCAATAAGGCAAATATATATTTTTCAATATAGAAGATTGATTCAACTACAAAAGTAATCGCTTTTTTCAATAAAGTGGATTATTTTAAATCTAAATGATATGGATGATATTAAAAAATGATTATTAGAAAACAACTATGGCTTTCAAATGTTATTACCATTATAATAACCATTATTTTATTAATTATTGTGAGTATTCTTATCGGTAAAAATTATCAAAATATTTCTAAGTTTGGTTTTCCTCCCAAAGATTTTGGGAGGGAACAAGAATCCGGAAGGTATTTTGATCTTTTAGAAAGAGAATTACGCATAGCAGATAGGATGGTTGGTCGTGTATTGAGAGAAAGCCCTGAAGCATTAGAAGATGTTAAATATATGCAGCAATTGGATGCTTTTATGAATGCATCTAATGGCGGCATTATTATCCGAAAAAACAATGAAATACTTTACCATTCTCCTTTTCTCTTAAGCCTTGATTTAGATAAAGAAGCAATCAATTCACACATTCAGTCATTTCCGAATAAGCAAATTATTCAATTTAGTGAAAATATATATCTGGAAAAGTTAGATTTTAACTTCCCTGATGAATCCAAAGGAGAAGCTTTAATTGTTTGTGATGTTAGTTCTACCTTAGAAAATTTGGCACAATTTCGTTATTCGGTTTTCCTTATTTTGATTCTTTTTCTTTTGGCCATTATTATCATCAGCACAATCACTACTTATATATTATCTAAAAATATCGTTAAACCGCTGACTCAATTGGAGAATGCCGCCCTGCAAATTAGAAAAGGTAATTATGATTTTAAAATAAACACCTCCGCAAAAAATGAAATCGGAGATTTATCAAGAACCTTTGAAGAAACCAGAAAACAATTAAAGGAAACCGAGAAAATAAAAAAGAAATATGAAAATAACCGTAATGAATTGATTTCGAATATATCACATGATTTGAAAACTCCCATTACCACGATAAAGGGTTATATTGAAGGAATTATAGACGGCATCCCCAGCTCCAAAGAGAAAAAAGATAAATATCTTAAAACCATATACCAAAATACGGTAAATATGGAATCATTGATTAACGAATTATTCTTGTTATCAGAATTAGAATTAAAAGAACTTCCTTTAAATTTTGTGCCGATTGATATCAAGGCCTATTTAACCGATTGTGTTGAAGAATTAAAATTTTATTTAACTGAAAAAGGAATTACCTTGAAATTTGATGCCGATTATAATGAACAAGAAAAGGTTTATGTTGATAGAGAAAAAGTAAAAAGGGTCATTTTAAATATTATCAATAATGCTGTAAATCATAAGACAAGTATCAACCCCACTATTTCTATTAAATTAATTGAAAAAAGAGAAGAAGCTCAAATAGAAATTCAGGATAATGGCCAGGGAATACCGGAAAAATCGTTAAAAAATATATTTGAACGGTTTTATAAAGCCGATAAAGCCAGGTCTACCAATTCAAGTGGAACCGGTTTAGGTCTTTATATTGCCAAAGAAATAGTCATGAGTCATGAAGGTAGAGTTTGGGCAAAAAGTCAGGAAGGAAAGGGCACCAGTATTTTCTTTACCTTGAAGAAAACTCATGGTTTTTCGAAAATGATAAAAACGGAGAAAAAATAATGAAAAAGATATTAATAATTGAGGACCAGCAAAGCATCGCTGAACTGGAAAGAGATTATCTGGAAATTGATGGCTTTCAGGTTGATATCAAAAATAATGGCAGAGAGGGATTGAATCAGGCTCTAGCCTACAATTATGACCTTATCTTATTAGATTTAATGCTGCCTGATATGGACGGTTTTGATATTTGTAAGAAAATTAGAAAGGAAAAAAATATTCCCATCCTCATTATTTCTG
It encodes the following:
- a CDS encoding ABC transporter permease; the encoded protein is MKFLWNLAKKNLSRSKLRTSVSIIAIAIAIIAVVFARGLISGMIESTFENHIKYKAGHIRVIDKEYKLKERLLSLNYTLDGFNDEGTSAMVEKLRQVEGVKQVVPRLKFGAVVSMDDELVRMMGWGVDPTEEIAFTKIDEKIVEGRMINPGSREIVMGAGLLEKIERNVGDKVTILYSTPFGSFKGSTFQIIGKTHSDVPFLNDTIFYLPLDQAQRILEMPDEVTELLLITSHYRKAASILPSLNNLFSQEDKSGKYALQLWNKDYELIGFFDIAKQIYNFIYIFIIILACFVLVNTLIMIVNERTREIGMMSALGLKSREILYLFTMEGAIIGIFGSAIGTILGGILTKVFSVVGIDYTEAMEGMTGSDFMMESIYYTVFSLENLVFCFVLGVIVVTIACVIPARKAVKLEPTEALRQM
- a CDS encoding outer membrane lipoprotein-sorting protein, which codes for MRKVKVFLLIGTMLYILFSGVIIATALEMTAEEIINKRDNNEYFDSVRIEAEMIIVSGGRKITKTMIALSDKKDSLVEFTNSQDRGTKFLKREDDLWMFFPDAEDIVKISGHMLNQGMMGSDFSYQDVMESDKLTDLYDFKIIGEEEVNDRLCYVLEGVAREGVKVSYYRRVSWVDKERFIGLQEELYTQSGKLLKETKLNEMQEIEGRWIPIDSVMENKLRKDTYTGFKIIKIEFDPEIPEGTFSLQNLR
- a CDS encoding helix-turn-helix domain-containing protein, coding for MNALTDSLKKCILFKDMEHEDLSNFLNMSNYIIKKYPQGNIVVIKVKMLSLENIRKKIENFLVEEYKKRRSNIIKVSLSRKEIAEHMGIQRPSLSRELIKMKKEG
- a CDS encoding nucleotidyltransferase domain-containing protein, with the translated sequence MVQNLLKETKNWAYRNNDLDSLLLVGSYARNKAHQDSDIDLILIFNDPKKYVNNLD
- a CDS encoding HAMP domain-containing histidine kinase, coding for MIIRKQLWLSNVITIIITIILLIIVSILIGKNYQNISKFGFPPKDFGREQESGRYFDLLERELRIADRMVGRVLRESPEALEDVKYMQQLDAFMNASNGGIIIRKNNEILYHSPFLLSLDLDKEAINSHIQSFPNKQIIQFSENIYLEKLDFNFPDESKGEALIVCDVSSTLENLAQFRYSVFLILILFLLAIIIISTITTYILSKNIVKPLTQLENAALQIRKGNYDFKINTSAKNEIGDLSRTFEETRKQLKETEKIKKKYENNRNELISNISHDLKTPITTIKGYIEGIIDGIPSSKEKKDKYLKTIYQNTVNMESLINELFLLSELELKELPLNFVPIDIKAYLTDCVEELKFYLTEKGITLKFDADYNEQEKVYVDREKVKRVILNIINNAVNHKTSINPTISIKLIEKREEAQIEIQDNGQGIPEKSLKNIFERFYKADKARSTNSSGTGLGLYIAKEIVMSHEGRVWAKSQEGKGTSIFFTLKKTHGFSKMIKTEKK